One genomic region from Eptesicus fuscus isolate TK198812 chromosome 4, DD_ASM_mEF_20220401, whole genome shotgun sequence encodes:
- the ATXN2L gene encoding ataxin-2-like protein isoform X1, which translates to MLKPQPPQQTSQPQQPPPAQQAVARRPPGGTSPPNGGLPGPLAASSAPPGPPAAASPCLGPASAAGSGLRRGAEGILAPQPPSQQQQHQERPGAAAIGSARGQSTGKGPPQSPVFEGVYNNSRMLHFLTAVVGSTCDVKVKNGTTYEGIFKTLSSKFELAVDAVHRKASEPVGGPRREDIVDTMVFKPSDVMLVHFRNVDFNYATKDKFTDSAIAMNSKVNGEHKEKVLQRWEGGDSNSDDYDLESDMSNGWDPNEMFKFNEENYGVKTTYDSSLSSYTVPLEKDNSEEFRQRELRAAQLAREIESSPQYRLRIAMENDDGRTEEEKHSAVQRQGSGRESPSLVSREGKYIPLPQRVREGPRGGVRCSSSRGGRPGLSSLPPRGSHHLDNSSPGPGSETRGINGGPSRMSPKAQRPVRGAKTLSSPSSRPSGEASVPPPPAAFPFLPVGRMYPPRSPKSAAPAPVSASCPEPPIGSAVPTSSASIPVTSSVVDPGVGSISPASPKISLAPTDVKELVAKDPGRTLESQELSRISGKVSGLQNEQKRFQLEELRKFGAQFKLQPSSSPETCLDPFPPRILKEEAKGKEKEVDGLLTSEPMGSPVSKTESLLDKEDKPPLPPAGGTEGPDQLPPPCPSQTGSPPVGLIKGDDKDEGPVAEQVKKSTLNPNAKEFNPAKPLLSVNKSTSTPTSPGPRTHSTPSIPVLTAGQSGLYSPQYISYIPQIHMGPAVQAPQMYPYPVSNSVPGQQGKYRGAKGSLPPQRSDQHQPASAPPMMQAAAAAGPPLVAATPYSSYIPYNPQQFPGQPAMMQPMAHYPSQPVFAPMLQSNPRMLTSGSHPQAIVSSSTPQYPSAEQPTPQALYATVHQSYPHHATQLHAHQPQPATTPTGSQPQSQHAAPSPVQHQAGQAPHLGSGQPQQNLYHPGALTGTPPSLPPGPSAQSPQSSFPQPAAVYAIHAHQQLPHGFTNMAHVTQAHVQTGITAAPPPHPGAPHPPQVMLLHPPQSHGGPPQGAVPQSGVPALSASTPSPYPYIGHPQGEQPGQAPGFPGGADDRILCRVGRSHSRRRQGLAPGSVLCFPPSSLSCDPAAPLPTASPALSDPDCLLT; encoded by the exons ATGTTGAAGCCTCAGCCGCCACAACAGACgtcccagccccagcagccgcCCCCCGCGCAACAGGCCGTGGCCCGCCGGCCTCCCGGGGGCACCAGCCCTCCCAACGGTGGCCTCCCGGGTCCCCTGGCCGCCTCCTCGGCTCCCCCAGGACCTCCCGCTGCCGCTTccccctgcctggggcctgcGTCTGCTGCCGGGAGCGGGCTCCGCCGGGGAGCCGAGGGCATCTTGGCGCCGCAGCCGCCGTCACAGCAGCAGCAACACCAGGAGAGGCCAGGGGCAGCGGCCATCGGCAGCGCCAG GGGACAAAGCACTGGGAAGGGACCCCCACAGTCACCG GTATTTGAGGGTGTCTACAACAATTCCAGAATGCTGCATTTCCTTACAGCTGTTGTG GGCTCCACTTGTGATGTAAAGGTGAAGAATGGTACCACCTATGAAGGTATCTTCAAGACTCTGAGCTCAAAG tttgaactGGCAGTAGACGCTGTGCACCGGAAAGCATCTGAGCCAGTAGGTGGCCCTCGTCGGGAAGACATTGTGGACACCATGGTATTTAAGCCAAGTGATGTCATGCTTGTCCATTTCCGAAACGTTGACTTCAATTATGCCACTAAAG ACAAGTTCACCGATTCAGCCATCGCCATGAACTCGAAGGTGAACGGGGAACACAAAGAGAAGGTGCTTCAGCGCTGGGAGGGTGGTGACAGCAACAGTGATGATTACGACCTCGAGTCTGATATG tCCAATGGATGGGACCCCAATGAAATGTTCAAGTTCAATGAGGAGAACTATGGTGTAAAGACCACCTATGATAGCAGTCTCTCATCTTACAC GGTGCCCTTAGAGAAGGACAACTCAGAAGAGTTTCGTCAGCGGGAGCTGCGTGCAGCCCAGTTGGCTCGGGAGATTGAATCGAGCCCCCAGTACCGCCTGCGGATTGCCATGGAGAACGACGATGGACGCACTGAAGAGGAGAAGCACAGTGCAGTCCAGCGGCAGGGTTCAGGACGGGAGAGCCCCAGTTTGGTGTCTAG ggaaGGAAAGTATATCCCTCTACCCCAACGAGTTCGGGAAGGTCCCCGGGGAGGAGTTCGATGCAGTAGTTCTCGGGGCGGCCGACCTGGCCTTAGCTCTTTGCCACCCCGTGGCTCTCACCATCTTGACAATAGCAGCCCTGGCCCAGGTTCTGAGACACGTGGTATTAATGGAG gcccTTCCCGCATGTCCCCTAAGGCACAGAGGCCTGTGAGAGGTGCCAAGACTCTGTCTTCACCCAGCAGTAGGCCTTCTGGAGAAGCTTCTGTCCCACCTCCGCCTGCAG ctttcccttttcttccagTGGGCCGGATGTACCCCCCACGCTCTCCCAAGtcggctgcccctgccccagtctcAGCTTCCTGTCCTGAGCCTCCCATTGGCTCGGCAGTACCAACCTCTTCAGCTTCCATCCCTGTGACGTCATCAGTTGTGGATCCTGGAGTAGGTTCCATCTCCCCAGCTTCTCCAAAGATCTCACTGGCCCCCACGGATG TAAAAGAACTCGTGGCCAAGGACCCTGGGAGAACTCTGGAATCCCAGGAGCTGTCCCGGATATCTGGGAAAG TCTCTGGCCTTCAGAATGAACAGAAACGCTTTCAACTGGAAGAACTGAGAAAGTTTGGGGCCCAGTTTAAG CTTCAGCCCAGTAGCTCGCCTGAGACCTGCCTGGATCCTTTTCCTCCCCGGATCTTAAAGGAGGAGGccaaagggaaggagaaggaagttgaTGGTCTATTGACTTCAGAGCCCATGGGGTCCCCGGTCTCCAAGACAGAGTCCTTATTGGATAAGGAGGACAAAccgcccctgccaccagcaggaGGCACGGAGGGGCCAGATCAGCTCCCACCACCTTGCCCAAGCCAAACTGGCAGCCCCCCAGTGGGCCTCATCAAGGGAGATGACAAGGATGAGGGCCCTGTTGCCGA ACAAGTGAAGAAATCTACATTGAATCCTAATGCCAAGGAGTTCAATCCTGCAAAGCCTCTGCTGTCTGTG AATAAATCCACCAGTACCCCAACTTCTCCGGGGCCCCGGACTCATTCTACTCCCTCCATCCCGGTGCTGACAGCAGGCCAGAGTGGGCTGTACAGCCCCCAGTACATTTCCTACATACCTCAGATCCACATGGGACCAGCTGTTCAG GCACCTCAGATGTATCCATATCCTGTATCCAACTCAgtgcctggacagcagggcaagTACCGGGGAGCAAAAG gctccctgcctccccagcgcTCGGACCAACACCAGCCTGCCTCAGCCCCTCCAATGATGcaggctgccgctgctgctggcccACCCCTGGTGGCTGCTACACCTTATTCTTCCTACATCCCCTACAACCCACAGCAGTTCCCAGGCCAGCCCGCCATGATGCAGCCCATGGCCCACTATCCCTCACAG CCGGTGTTTGCCCCCATGCTTCAAAGCAACCCACGTATGCTGACTTCGGGGAGCCATCCCCAGGCCATTGTGTCGTCCTCCACCCCTCAGTACCCTTCAGCAGAGCAGCCCACCCCCCAGGCCCTTTATG CCACTGTTCACCAGTCCTATCCACACCATGCCACGCAGCTCCATGCCCACCAGCCGCAGCCGGCCACCACGCCTACGGGGAGCCAGCCACAGTCCCAGCATGCGGCCCCCAGTCCTGTCCAG CACCAGGCAGGGCAGGCCCCACACCTGGGCAGTGGACAGCCACAGCAGAATCTGTACCACCCAGGGGCCCTCACAGGCACGCCTCCTTCTCTGCCACCGGGACCttctgcccagtcccctcagagcAGCTTCCCCCAACCAGCTGCTGTGTATGCCATCCATGCCCACCAGCAGCTGCCCCACGGCTTCACCAACATGGCCCATGTTACCCAG GCCCATGTCCAAACTGGAAtcacagcagccccgccccctcaccctggggctccccacccgccccaggtgatgctgctgcacCCACCCCAGAGCCATGGGGGACCCCCCCAAGGCGCAGTGCCCCAGAGTGGGGTGCCTGCACTCTCAGCTTCCACACCCTCACCCTACCCCTACATCGGACACCCCCAAGGTGAGCAGCCTGGCCAGGCGCCTGGATTTCCAGGAGGAGCCGATGACAGGATTC TATGTAGGGTGGGCAGAAGCCACAGTCGCCGCCGCCAGGGGCTTGCTCCTGGCTCTGTCCTTTGCTTCCCTCCGTCCTCGCTCAGTTGTGAtccagcagcccccctccccactgcctccccaGCTCTCAGTGACCCCGACTGTCTCCTGACTTAG
- the ATXN2L gene encoding ataxin-2-like protein isoform X8, translating to MLKPQPPQQTSQPQQPPPAQQAVARRPPGGTSPPNGGLPGPLAASSAPPGPPAAASPCLGPASAAGSGLRRGAEGILAPQPPSQQQQHQERPGAAAIGSARGQSTGKGPPQSPVFEGVYNNSRMLHFLTAVVGSTCDVKVKNGTTYEGIFKTLSSKFELAVDAVHRKASEPVGGPRREDIVDTMVFKPSDVMLVHFRNVDFNYATKDKFTDSAIAMNSKVNGEHKEKVLQRWEGGDSNSDDYDLESDMSNGWDPNEMFKFNEENYGVKTTYDSSLSSYTVPLEKDNSEEFRQRELRAAQLAREIESSPQYRLRIAMENDDGRTEEEKHSAVQRQGSGRESPSLVSREGKYIPLPQRVREGPRGGVRCSSSRGGRPGLSSLPPRGSHHLDNSSPGPGSETRGINGGPSRMSPKAQRPVRGAKTLSSPSSRPSGEASVPPPPAVGRMYPPRSPKSAAPAPVSASCPEPPIGSAVPTSSASIPVTSSVVDPGVGSISPASPKISLAPTDVKELVAKDPGRTLESQELSRISGKVSGLQNEQKRFQLEELRKFGAQFKLQPSSSPETCLDPFPPRILKEEAKGKEKEVDGLLTSEPMGSPVSKTESLLDKEDKPPLPPAGGTEGPDQLPPPCPSQTGSPPVGLIKGDDKDEGPVAEQVKKSTLNPNAKEFNPAKPLLSVNKSTSTPTSPGPRTHSTPSIPVLTAGQSGLYSPQYISYIPQIHMGPAVQAPQMYPYPVSNSVPGQQGKYRGAKGSLPPQRSDQHQPASAPPMMQAAAAAGPPLVAATPYSSYIPYNPQQFPGQPAMMQPMAHYPSQPVFAPMLQSNPRMLTSGSHPQAIVSSSTPQYPSAEQPTPQALYATVHQSYPHHATQLHAHQPQPATTPTGSQPQSQHAAPSPVQHQAGQAPHLGSGQPQQNLYHPGALTGTPPSLPPGPSAQSPQSSFPQPAAVYAIHAHQQLPHGFTNMAHVTQAHVQTGITAAPPPHPGAPHPPQVMLLHPPQSHGGPPQGAVPQSGVPALSASTPSPYPYIGHPQGEQPGQAPGFPGGADDRIPPLPPPGELKIVLAAT from the exons ATGTTGAAGCCTCAGCCGCCACAACAGACgtcccagccccagcagccgcCCCCCGCGCAACAGGCCGTGGCCCGCCGGCCTCCCGGGGGCACCAGCCCTCCCAACGGTGGCCTCCCGGGTCCCCTGGCCGCCTCCTCGGCTCCCCCAGGACCTCCCGCTGCCGCTTccccctgcctggggcctgcGTCTGCTGCCGGGAGCGGGCTCCGCCGGGGAGCCGAGGGCATCTTGGCGCCGCAGCCGCCGTCACAGCAGCAGCAACACCAGGAGAGGCCAGGGGCAGCGGCCATCGGCAGCGCCAG GGGACAAAGCACTGGGAAGGGACCCCCACAGTCACCG GTATTTGAGGGTGTCTACAACAATTCCAGAATGCTGCATTTCCTTACAGCTGTTGTG GGCTCCACTTGTGATGTAAAGGTGAAGAATGGTACCACCTATGAAGGTATCTTCAAGACTCTGAGCTCAAAG tttgaactGGCAGTAGACGCTGTGCACCGGAAAGCATCTGAGCCAGTAGGTGGCCCTCGTCGGGAAGACATTGTGGACACCATGGTATTTAAGCCAAGTGATGTCATGCTTGTCCATTTCCGAAACGTTGACTTCAATTATGCCACTAAAG ACAAGTTCACCGATTCAGCCATCGCCATGAACTCGAAGGTGAACGGGGAACACAAAGAGAAGGTGCTTCAGCGCTGGGAGGGTGGTGACAGCAACAGTGATGATTACGACCTCGAGTCTGATATG tCCAATGGATGGGACCCCAATGAAATGTTCAAGTTCAATGAGGAGAACTATGGTGTAAAGACCACCTATGATAGCAGTCTCTCATCTTACAC GGTGCCCTTAGAGAAGGACAACTCAGAAGAGTTTCGTCAGCGGGAGCTGCGTGCAGCCCAGTTGGCTCGGGAGATTGAATCGAGCCCCCAGTACCGCCTGCGGATTGCCATGGAGAACGACGATGGACGCACTGAAGAGGAGAAGCACAGTGCAGTCCAGCGGCAGGGTTCAGGACGGGAGAGCCCCAGTTTGGTGTCTAG ggaaGGAAAGTATATCCCTCTACCCCAACGAGTTCGGGAAGGTCCCCGGGGAGGAGTTCGATGCAGTAGTTCTCGGGGCGGCCGACCTGGCCTTAGCTCTTTGCCACCCCGTGGCTCTCACCATCTTGACAATAGCAGCCCTGGCCCAGGTTCTGAGACACGTGGTATTAATGGAG gcccTTCCCGCATGTCCCCTAAGGCACAGAGGCCTGTGAGAGGTGCCAAGACTCTGTCTTCACCCAGCAGTAGGCCTTCTGGAGAAGCTTCTGTCCCACCTCCGCCTGCAG TGGGCCGGATGTACCCCCCACGCTCTCCCAAGtcggctgcccctgccccagtctcAGCTTCCTGTCCTGAGCCTCCCATTGGCTCGGCAGTACCAACCTCTTCAGCTTCCATCCCTGTGACGTCATCAGTTGTGGATCCTGGAGTAGGTTCCATCTCCCCAGCTTCTCCAAAGATCTCACTGGCCCCCACGGATG TAAAAGAACTCGTGGCCAAGGACCCTGGGAGAACTCTGGAATCCCAGGAGCTGTCCCGGATATCTGGGAAAG TCTCTGGCCTTCAGAATGAACAGAAACGCTTTCAACTGGAAGAACTGAGAAAGTTTGGGGCCCAGTTTAAG CTTCAGCCCAGTAGCTCGCCTGAGACCTGCCTGGATCCTTTTCCTCCCCGGATCTTAAAGGAGGAGGccaaagggaaggagaaggaagttgaTGGTCTATTGACTTCAGAGCCCATGGGGTCCCCGGTCTCCAAGACAGAGTCCTTATTGGATAAGGAGGACAAAccgcccctgccaccagcaggaGGCACGGAGGGGCCAGATCAGCTCCCACCACCTTGCCCAAGCCAAACTGGCAGCCCCCCAGTGGGCCTCATCAAGGGAGATGACAAGGATGAGGGCCCTGTTGCCGA ACAAGTGAAGAAATCTACATTGAATCCTAATGCCAAGGAGTTCAATCCTGCAAAGCCTCTGCTGTCTGTG AATAAATCCACCAGTACCCCAACTTCTCCGGGGCCCCGGACTCATTCTACTCCCTCCATCCCGGTGCTGACAGCAGGCCAGAGTGGGCTGTACAGCCCCCAGTACATTTCCTACATACCTCAGATCCACATGGGACCAGCTGTTCAG GCACCTCAGATGTATCCATATCCTGTATCCAACTCAgtgcctggacagcagggcaagTACCGGGGAGCAAAAG gctccctgcctccccagcgcTCGGACCAACACCAGCCTGCCTCAGCCCCTCCAATGATGcaggctgccgctgctgctggcccACCCCTGGTGGCTGCTACACCTTATTCTTCCTACATCCCCTACAACCCACAGCAGTTCCCAGGCCAGCCCGCCATGATGCAGCCCATGGCCCACTATCCCTCACAG CCGGTGTTTGCCCCCATGCTTCAAAGCAACCCACGTATGCTGACTTCGGGGAGCCATCCCCAGGCCATTGTGTCGTCCTCCACCCCTCAGTACCCTTCAGCAGAGCAGCCCACCCCCCAGGCCCTTTATG CCACTGTTCACCAGTCCTATCCACACCATGCCACGCAGCTCCATGCCCACCAGCCGCAGCCGGCCACCACGCCTACGGGGAGCCAGCCACAGTCCCAGCATGCGGCCCCCAGTCCTGTCCAG CACCAGGCAGGGCAGGCCCCACACCTGGGCAGTGGACAGCCACAGCAGAATCTGTACCACCCAGGGGCCCTCACAGGCACGCCTCCTTCTCTGCCACCGGGACCttctgcccagtcccctcagagcAGCTTCCCCCAACCAGCTGCTGTGTATGCCATCCATGCCCACCAGCAGCTGCCCCACGGCTTCACCAACATGGCCCATGTTACCCAG GCCCATGTCCAAACTGGAAtcacagcagccccgccccctcaccctggggctccccacccgccccaggtgatgctgctgcacCCACCCCAGAGCCATGGGGGACCCCCCCAAGGCGCAGTGCCCCAGAGTGGGGTGCCTGCACTCTCAGCTTCCACACCCTCACCCTACCCCTACATCGGACACCCCCAAGGTGAGCAGCCTGGCCAGGCGCCTGGATTTCCAGGAGGAGCCGATGACAGGATTC ctcccctTCCACCCCCCGGGGAACTGAAGATTGTCCTGGCCGCGACCTGA
- the ATXN2L gene encoding ataxin-2-like protein isoform X15, which yields MLKPQPPQQTSQPQQPPPAQQAVARRPPGGTSPPNGGLPGPLAASSAPPGPPAAASPCLGPASAAGSGLRRGAEGILAPQPPSQQQQHQERPGAAAIGSARGQSTGKGPPQSPVFEGVYNNSRMLHFLTAVVGSTCDVKVKNGTTYEGIFKTLSSKFELAVDAVHRKASEPVGGPRREDIVDTMVFKPSDVMLVHFRNVDFNYATKDKFTDSAIAMNSKVNGEHKEKVLQRWEGGDSNSDDYDLESDMSNGWDPNEMFKFNEENYGVKTTYDSSLSSYTVPLEKDNSEEFRQRELRAAQLAREIESSPQYRLRIAMENDDGRTEEEKHSAVQRQGSGRESPSLVSREGKYIPLPQRVREGPRGGVRCSSSRGGRPGLSSLPPRGSHHLDNSSPGPGSETRGINGGPSRMSPKAQRPVRGAKTLSSPSSRPSGEASVPPPPAVGRMYPPRSPKSAAPAPVSASCPEPPIGSAVPTSSASIPVTSSVVDPGVGSISPASPKISLAPTDVKELVAKDPGRTLESQELSRISGKVSGLQNEQKRFQLEELRKFGAQFKLQPSSSPETCLDPFPPRILKEEAKGKEKEVDGLLTSEPMGSPVSKTESLLDKEDKPPLPPAGGTEGPDQLPPPCPSQTGSPPVGLIKGDDKDEGPVAEQVKKSTLNPNAKEFNPAKPLLSVNKSTSTPTSPGPRTHSTPSIPVLTAGQSGLYSPQYISYIPQIHMGPAVQAPQMYPYPVSNSVPGQQGKYRGAKGSLPPQRSDQHQPASAPPMMQAAAAAGPPLVAATPYSSYIPYNPQQFPGQPAMMQPMAHYPSQPVFAPMLQSNPRMLTSGSHPQAIVSSSTPQYPSAEQPTPQALYATVHQSYPHHATQLHAHQPQPATTPTGSQPQSQHAAPSPVQHQAGQAPHLGSGQPQQNLYHPGALTGTPPSLPPGPSAQSPQSSFPQPAAVYAIHAHQQLPHGFTNMAHVTQAHVQTGITAAPPPHPGAPHPPQVMLLHPPQSHGGPPQGAVPQSGVPALSASTPSPYPYIGHPQALSDPDCLLT from the exons ATGTTGAAGCCTCAGCCGCCACAACAGACgtcccagccccagcagccgcCCCCCGCGCAACAGGCCGTGGCCCGCCGGCCTCCCGGGGGCACCAGCCCTCCCAACGGTGGCCTCCCGGGTCCCCTGGCCGCCTCCTCGGCTCCCCCAGGACCTCCCGCTGCCGCTTccccctgcctggggcctgcGTCTGCTGCCGGGAGCGGGCTCCGCCGGGGAGCCGAGGGCATCTTGGCGCCGCAGCCGCCGTCACAGCAGCAGCAACACCAGGAGAGGCCAGGGGCAGCGGCCATCGGCAGCGCCAG GGGACAAAGCACTGGGAAGGGACCCCCACAGTCACCG GTATTTGAGGGTGTCTACAACAATTCCAGAATGCTGCATTTCCTTACAGCTGTTGTG GGCTCCACTTGTGATGTAAAGGTGAAGAATGGTACCACCTATGAAGGTATCTTCAAGACTCTGAGCTCAAAG tttgaactGGCAGTAGACGCTGTGCACCGGAAAGCATCTGAGCCAGTAGGTGGCCCTCGTCGGGAAGACATTGTGGACACCATGGTATTTAAGCCAAGTGATGTCATGCTTGTCCATTTCCGAAACGTTGACTTCAATTATGCCACTAAAG ACAAGTTCACCGATTCAGCCATCGCCATGAACTCGAAGGTGAACGGGGAACACAAAGAGAAGGTGCTTCAGCGCTGGGAGGGTGGTGACAGCAACAGTGATGATTACGACCTCGAGTCTGATATG tCCAATGGATGGGACCCCAATGAAATGTTCAAGTTCAATGAGGAGAACTATGGTGTAAAGACCACCTATGATAGCAGTCTCTCATCTTACAC GGTGCCCTTAGAGAAGGACAACTCAGAAGAGTTTCGTCAGCGGGAGCTGCGTGCAGCCCAGTTGGCTCGGGAGATTGAATCGAGCCCCCAGTACCGCCTGCGGATTGCCATGGAGAACGACGATGGACGCACTGAAGAGGAGAAGCACAGTGCAGTCCAGCGGCAGGGTTCAGGACGGGAGAGCCCCAGTTTGGTGTCTAG ggaaGGAAAGTATATCCCTCTACCCCAACGAGTTCGGGAAGGTCCCCGGGGAGGAGTTCGATGCAGTAGTTCTCGGGGCGGCCGACCTGGCCTTAGCTCTTTGCCACCCCGTGGCTCTCACCATCTTGACAATAGCAGCCCTGGCCCAGGTTCTGAGACACGTGGTATTAATGGAG gcccTTCCCGCATGTCCCCTAAGGCACAGAGGCCTGTGAGAGGTGCCAAGACTCTGTCTTCACCCAGCAGTAGGCCTTCTGGAGAAGCTTCTGTCCCACCTCCGCCTGCAG TGGGCCGGATGTACCCCCCACGCTCTCCCAAGtcggctgcccctgccccagtctcAGCTTCCTGTCCTGAGCCTCCCATTGGCTCGGCAGTACCAACCTCTTCAGCTTCCATCCCTGTGACGTCATCAGTTGTGGATCCTGGAGTAGGTTCCATCTCCCCAGCTTCTCCAAAGATCTCACTGGCCCCCACGGATG TAAAAGAACTCGTGGCCAAGGACCCTGGGAGAACTCTGGAATCCCAGGAGCTGTCCCGGATATCTGGGAAAG TCTCTGGCCTTCAGAATGAACAGAAACGCTTTCAACTGGAAGAACTGAGAAAGTTTGGGGCCCAGTTTAAG CTTCAGCCCAGTAGCTCGCCTGAGACCTGCCTGGATCCTTTTCCTCCCCGGATCTTAAAGGAGGAGGccaaagggaaggagaaggaagttgaTGGTCTATTGACTTCAGAGCCCATGGGGTCCCCGGTCTCCAAGACAGAGTCCTTATTGGATAAGGAGGACAAAccgcccctgccaccagcaggaGGCACGGAGGGGCCAGATCAGCTCCCACCACCTTGCCCAAGCCAAACTGGCAGCCCCCCAGTGGGCCTCATCAAGGGAGATGACAAGGATGAGGGCCCTGTTGCCGA ACAAGTGAAGAAATCTACATTGAATCCTAATGCCAAGGAGTTCAATCCTGCAAAGCCTCTGCTGTCTGTG AATAAATCCACCAGTACCCCAACTTCTCCGGGGCCCCGGACTCATTCTACTCCCTCCATCCCGGTGCTGACAGCAGGCCAGAGTGGGCTGTACAGCCCCCAGTACATTTCCTACATACCTCAGATCCACATGGGACCAGCTGTTCAG GCACCTCAGATGTATCCATATCCTGTATCCAACTCAgtgcctggacagcagggcaagTACCGGGGAGCAAAAG gctccctgcctccccagcgcTCGGACCAACACCAGCCTGCCTCAGCCCCTCCAATGATGcaggctgccgctgctgctggcccACCCCTGGTGGCTGCTACACCTTATTCTTCCTACATCCCCTACAACCCACAGCAGTTCCCAGGCCAGCCCGCCATGATGCAGCCCATGGCCCACTATCCCTCACAG CCGGTGTTTGCCCCCATGCTTCAAAGCAACCCACGTATGCTGACTTCGGGGAGCCATCCCCAGGCCATTGTGTCGTCCTCCACCCCTCAGTACCCTTCAGCAGAGCAGCCCACCCCCCAGGCCCTTTATG CCACTGTTCACCAGTCCTATCCACACCATGCCACGCAGCTCCATGCCCACCAGCCGCAGCCGGCCACCACGCCTACGGGGAGCCAGCCACAGTCCCAGCATGCGGCCCCCAGTCCTGTCCAG CACCAGGCAGGGCAGGCCCCACACCTGGGCAGTGGACAGCCACAGCAGAATCTGTACCACCCAGGGGCCCTCACAGGCACGCCTCCTTCTCTGCCACCGGGACCttctgcccagtcccctcagagcAGCTTCCCCCAACCAGCTGCTGTGTATGCCATCCATGCCCACCAGCAGCTGCCCCACGGCTTCACCAACATGGCCCATGTTACCCAG GCCCATGTCCAAACTGGAAtcacagcagccccgccccctcaccctggggctccccacccgccccaggtgatgctgctgcacCCACCCCAGAGCCATGGGGGACCCCCCCAAGGCGCAGTGCCCCAGAGTGGGGTGCCTGCACTCTCAGCTTCCACACCCTCACCCTACCCCTACATCGGACACCCCCAAG CTCTCAGTGACCCCGACTGTCTCCTGACTTAG